Proteins from one Sabethes cyaneus chromosome 2, idSabCyanKW18_F2, whole genome shotgun sequence genomic window:
- the LOC128733389 gene encoding putative polypeptide N-acetylgalactosaminyltransferase 9, producing MGRSHHQTRICISWRGLLAVSALCLICSLYFLWSCHADRSLFAAPGSYDYQQRAGTNKASWLGALKRRWSYEYTAATLDPRLPTPPGDLGVPLPASYDDKHISKLVEQGFRDQGFNQYNSDMISVHRRLPDLRHRWCETQQELLADLPSTSVVIVFYNEAWSVLIRTIHSVLDRSPPQLLKEIILVDDNSYLAHTKTQLDDYLRPYSKIRILRSPERIGLMRARLLGARNATAETVTHLDAHVEVNIGWLEALLDRIARDPMTIAIPMMDWIELTIFSVTSDRSLQLYGGYDWDLDFAWKGRAGRLVQPENPYKPFDTPAMVGGLFSIRKDLFALLGWYDEGFRVYGIENIELSMKSWMCGARMEIVPCSRVGHVAKAGHPYLRQEKRNTVRDNSLRLAEVWMDEYKQIVFDNYGVSGYNATELGDVSDRKKLRKDLKCSSFKQYIRDVYPEIRLPVGPCFHGELKNKALGNSTCMEYDKTHGTLMMAQCDNQKQGQYWAHNQYFEVNSYGSCLDYTGFKLGIYNCHKSYGNQKFDYLAGTTKQITSSTHGNCLAVDRNSTSKLIMEPCDSSLDFQQMARIFESDEQASKNFAFKRHAPPHGAANVDVIRPVVPHGLEAITLISEDIRAFATFEQNSATK from the exons ATGGGTCGAAGTCACCATCAAACTCGAATATGCATCTCGTGGCGAGGCTTGCTGGCCGTGAGTGCACTGTGTCTAATTTGCAGTTTATACTTTCTCTGGAGTTGCCATGCCGACCGATCGCTTTTCGCGGCTCCCGGAAGCTACGACTATCAGCAGCGCGCCGGCACCAATAAGGCTAGCTGGCTAGGAGCACTCAAAAGACGCTGGTCCTACGAGTACACCGCTGCAACGCTCGACCCGCGGCTACCGACGCCACCCGGTGATCTGGGAGTGCCCTTGCCAGCCAGTTACGACGATAAACACATCAGCAAACTTGTCGAGCAGGGCTTCAGGGATCAGGGATTCAATCAATACAACTCGGATATGATTTCCGTTCACCGTCGGTTGCCCGACCTGCGCCATCGGTGGTGTGAAACGCAGCAGGAGTTGCTTGCAGATTTACCATCCACCTCGGTCGTGATTGTGTTCTACAACGAAGCCTGGTCGGTACTGATTCGTACCATCCATTCGGTTTTGGATCGTTCTCCACCTCAACTACTTAAGGAGATTATACTAGTAGATGATAATTCGTATCTAG CTCACACCAAAACTCAACTGGACGATTACCTTCGACCCTATTCGAAGATCCGCATTCTGCGATCCCCCGAACGGATCGGACTGATGCGAGCTCGGCTGCTGGGAGCACGGAATGCTACGGCTGAAACCGTAACGCATCTCGATGCGCACGTTGAGGTGAACATCGGCTGGTTGGAGGCGCTGCTGGATCGAATCGCCCGAGATCCGATGACGATCGCCATTCCAATGATGGACTGGATCGAGCTGACCATTTTCAGCGTCACGTCCGATCGCAGTCTGCAGCTTTACGGAGGCTACGATTGGGATCTGGATTTCGCCTGGAAGGGGCGAGCCGGACGACTGGTTCAACCGGAGAATCCATACAAACCGTTCGATACGCCGGCCATGGTGGGCGGCCTGTTTTCGATCCGGAAGGATCTCTTTGCTCTCCTCGGCTGGTATGACGAGGGTTTCCGGGTGTACGGCATCGAAAACATTGAACTGTCGATGAAGAGTTGGATGTGCGGCGCTCGAATGGAGATTGTTCCTTGCTCGCGGGTGGGACACGTCGCCAAGGCAGGCCACCCCTATCTACGCCAGGAGAAGAGGAATACCGTGCGAGATAATTCTCTGCGCTTGGCAGAAGTTTGGATGGATGAGTACAAGCAGATTGTATTCGATAATTACGGTGTATCGGGTTACAATGCAACGGAACTGGGAGACGTTTCTGACAGGAAGAAGTTACGCAAGGATTTGAAGTGTTCCTCCTTCAAGCAGTACATTCGGGACGTTTATCCTGAGATTAGACTACCGGTTGGACCATGCTTTCATGGGGAA CTTAAAAACAAAGCTTTAGGAAACAGTACCTGTATGGAGTATGACAAAACCCACGGAACCTTAATGATGGCTCAGTGTGATAATCAAAAACAGGGTCAGTATTGGGCACACAACCAATACTTCGAGGTGAACAGCTACGGTTCCTGTTTGGATTATACCGGCTTTAAGCTGGGTATCTACAACTGTCACAAAAGTTATGGTAATCAAAAGTTTGACTATTTGGCTGGTACAACCAAGCAAATCACAAGTTCTACTCACGGCAATTGTCTGGCGGTTGATCGAAACAGTACCAGTAAGCTGATTATGGAACCATGCGATTCGAGTTTGGATTTTCAG CAAATGGCTAGAATATTCGAATCCGACGAACAGGCATCGAAAAACTTTGCTTTCAAGAGGCATGCGCCGCCACACGGAGCTGCCAATGTAGATgtcattagaccggtagttcctCATGGACTTGAAGCAATAACGCTGAtctcggaggacatacgtgccttTGCCACGTTCGAGCAAAACAGTGCGACGAAATGA
- the LOC128733385 gene encoding putative polypeptide N-acetylgalactosaminyltransferase 9 — MGRCHQQTRICISWRGLLAVSALCLICSLYFLWSCHSDRSPFMALGSYDYRQRANTNDASWLGALKRRWSYEYTAATLDPRLPTPPGDLGVPLPASYDDKHISKLVEQGFRDQGFNQYNSDMISVHRRLPDLRHRWCETQQELLADLPSTSVVIVFYNEAWSVLIRTIHSVLDRSPPQLLKEIILVDDNSYLAHTKTQLDDYLRPYSKIRILRSPERIGLMRARLLGARNATAETVTHLDAHVEVNIGWLEALLDRIARDPMTIAIPMMDWVEWTIFSVTSDRSLQLYGGYDWDLDFAWKGRAGRLVQPENPFEPFDTPAMVGGLFSIRKELFARLGWYDEGFRVYGIENIELSMKSWMCGARMEIVPCSRVGHVAKRGHPYLRQEKRNTVRDNSLRLAEVWMDEYKQIVFDNYGVAAYNATELGDVSDRKKLRKDLNCSSFKQYIRDVYPEIRLPVGPCFHGELKNKALGNNTCMEYDKAHGTLTMAQCDNQKQGQYWAHNQYFEVNSYGSCLDYTGFKLGIYNCHRSYGNQKFDYLAGTTKQITSSTHGNCLAVDRNSTSKLIMEPCDSSSDFQVWFAELSVVDLEPFGSKIKP, encoded by the exons ATGGGTCGATGTCACCAGCAAACTCGAATATGCATCTCGTGGCGAGGTTTGCTGGCCGTGAGTGCACTGTGTCTAATTTGCAGTTTATACTTTCTCTGGAGTTGCCATTCCGACCGATCGCCTTTCATGGCTCTTGGAAGCTACGACTACCGGCAGCGTGCGAACACCAATGATGCTAGCTGGCTAGGAGCACTCAAAAGACGATGGTCTTACGAGTACACCGCTGCAACGCTCGACCCGCGGCTACCGACGCCACCCGGAGATCTGGGAGTACCCTTGCCAGCCAGTTACGACGATAAACACATTAGCAAACTTGTCGAGCAGGGTTTCAGGGATCAGGGATTCAATCAATACAACTCGGATATGATTTCCGTTCACCGTCGGTTGCCGGACCTGCGCCATCGGTGGTGTGAAACGCAGCAGGAGCTGCTTGCAGATTTACCATCCACCTCGGTCGTGATTGTGTTCTACAACGAAGCCTGGTCGGTACTGATTCGTACCATCCACTCAGTTTTGGATCGTTCTCCACCTCAACTACTTAAGGAGATTATACTAGTAGATGATAATTCGTATCTAG CTCACACCAAAACTCAGCTGGACGATTACCTCCGACCCTATTCGAAGATCCGCATTCTGCGATCACCCGAACGGATCGGACTGATGCGAGCTCGGCTGCTGGGAGCACGGAATGCTACGGCGGAAACCGTAACCCATCTCGATGCGCACGTTGAAGTGAACATCGGCTGGTTGGAGGCGCTGCTGGATCGAATCGCCCGAGATCCGATGACGATCGCCATCCCAATGATGGACTGGGTCGAGTGGACTATTTTTAGCGTTACATCCGACCGCAGTCTGCAGCTTTACGGAGGCTACGATTGGGATCTGGACTTCGCCTGGAAGGGGCGAGCCGGTCGCCTGGTTCAACCGGAGAATCCATTCGAACCGTTCGATACGCCGGCCATGGTTGGCGGTCTGTTTTCGATCCGGAAGGAGCTCTTTGCTCGCCTTGGCTGGTATGACGAGGGTTTCCGGGTGTACGGCATCGAGAACATTGAACTGTCGATGAAAAGTTGGATGTGCGGCGCTCGAATGGAGATTGTTCCTTGCTCGCGGGTGGGACACGTCGCCAAACGAGGCCACCCCTATCTACGCCAGGAGAAGAGGAATACCGTGCGAGATAATTCTCTGCGCTTGGCAGAAGTTTGGATGGATGAGTACAAGCAGATTGTGTTCGACAATTACGGTGTAGCGGCTTACAATGCGACGGAACTGGGAGACGTTTCTGACCGGAAAAAGTTACGCAAGGATTTGAACTGTTCCTCCTTCAAGCAATACATTCGGGACGTTTATCCTGAGATTAGACTACCGGTTGGACCATGCTTTCATGGGGAA ctTAAAAACAAAGCTTTAGGAAACAATACCTGTATGGAGTATGACAAAGCCCACGGTACCTTAACGATGGCTCAGTGTGATAATCAAAAACAGGGTCAGTATTGGGCACACAACCAATACTTCGAGGTGAACAGTTACGGTTCCTGTTTGGATTATACTGGCTTTAAGCTGGGTATCTACAACTGTCACAGAAGTTATGGTAATCAAAAGTTTGACTATTTGGCTGGTACAACCAAGCAAATCACAAGTTCTACTCACGGCAATTGTCTGGCTGTCGATCGGAACAGTACCAGTAAGCTGATCATGGAACCATGCGATTCGAGTTCGGATTTTCAGGTGTGGTTCGCTGAGTTGAGCGTTGTTGATTTAGAACCTTTCGGAAGTAAAATAAAACCataa